From Bacteroidales bacterium, the proteins below share one genomic window:
- the mnmD gene encoding tRNA (5-methylaminomethyl-2-thiouridine)(34)-methyltransferase MnmD, translating to MSLVRIISTKDGSDTLYSELYNAHYHSMNGAIQESLHVFIKNGFDYVSLDKISVLEIGFGTGLNAMLTASSAMMNRRLTKYTGIDICALDENILLNLNYNSILNTQNIENWDKIIKAKWNKEICINDFFYLKKVNTDFISYNLTDRYNLVYFDAFAPDDQPEMWTFDIFKKLYQVTEYEGILITYCSKGIVKQALREAGYIVSRLPGPPGKRHMVRAVKS from the coding sequence AATGCGCATTACCACTCAATGAATGGCGCAATTCAGGAATCCCTTCATGTTTTTATTAAAAATGGTTTTGATTACGTCAGTCTAGATAAGATTAGTGTTCTTGAAATTGGTTTTGGTACTGGTCTTAATGCCATGCTAACTGCCTCCAGTGCTATGATGAATAGACGTTTAACTAAATATACAGGTATTGATATATGCGCATTAGATGAAAATATTCTCTTAAACCTTAATTACAATTCCATTTTAAATACCCAGAATATAGAAAATTGGGATAAAATAATCAAGGCTAAATGGAATAAAGAAATTTGTATAAACGATTTTTTTTACCTAAAAAAAGTAAATACTGATTTTATAAGTTATAATCTTACAGACAGATACAACTTAGTATACTTTGATGCCTTTGCCCCTGATGATCAGCCAGAAATGTGGACCTTCGATATTTTCAAGAAACTTTATCAAGTTACTGAATATGAAGGAATTCTTATCACATATTGTTCAAAAGGAATTGTTAAGCAAGCACTTCGTGAAGCAGGTTATATAGTTAGCAGACTTCCTGGTCCCCCAGGAAAAAGACATATGGTAAGGGCGGTTAAGAGTTAA